The segment GGCCATACATTTGAAGCTACGGAAACCAAGCCTATACCGCCTTCTTTACTAAAAGCCGGAGTCATGCCGTCATCACCGCTGTAGAATTTAACATCGGGTGCTTCGCGGCGGAAAGCCTTGAACTCTTCTACACTTCCGCTGGCTTCTTTCACTCCCATCAGGTGATCAAATTCTTTACTGAGGCGGGCGGGAACACTCGGATGCATTTTTACCCCCGTTCGGGAAGGTACATTGTAAAGCATACAGGGAACATCCGTCTCAGCCATCAATTCACTGAACCACTCAAACTGACCTTCAGCTCCCGGTTTTGCATAAAGAGGTGTTACCAATAGTAATGCATCAGGTTTTATTTCATTGCAAAAGTGGATGAAATCGACCTGAGCAGGAAGGTTAAAGCCACCAACTCCAATCATAACCGGAACATCCAGATTCAGATCCTTGGTGAACTCGACAACCTCTCTTTTTTCTTCTTCATTCAGGTTCAGCCCTTCTCCGGTACTGCCCAAAATCAATACGCCATTGCCGGCCTCCTCCTGTTTTCTGAGAAGCTGTTCAAAGCTGTCATAGTCCACACTCCCGTCTGTGTTCATCGGAGTGACAATAGCCGTCCACAGTGGAAAATTTTCCATTATTTTTGTTCCTCCATTACTTGATCAAATAACTGCCCAAAGGTACGAATTCCTGCTTCCATCTTCGAATGGTTAACCAGTTGCTTTGCGGCCCAAATCGCCCCTTCTGCAAATAAAGCACGGTCTAAGGCCTTATGTTTTAGGGTGATTTCTTCTGTTTCTGTTTTCAGGGTCAGTTCATGAATTCCTTTAACATCACCTTCCCGGGCTGAGGTTACTTCTGCTTCCTTATCCAACCACTCCTTCCAGGACAGTGCCGTTCCGCTGGGGGCATCTTTTTTATGAACGTGATGCACTTCGTGAATATAAAATTCCGGGTCTTTCAAAATGTTTGATCCCGCCGAAATAGCCTCGATGCTTTTACGGATTACATTCATTCCCAGGCTAAAATTGGAAGCCATAATCCATTTCGCATTCTTGGCTTTTACCTGCTCCTCCAAATCGTTTGGCCACTCACAACCGGTACTTCCCCATGCGGCCGGGATGCCGGCCTCAATCACTGTGTCCAGTACATCGGGTACGGCATCTCCCGGCACAAAAATGATAACCGCATCTGCTACTTGAAGTTTCTCTACGGTGGGGGGATTCGATGAGTCAAAAGCTTCGGATAGTTCATCTCCCAAAAGCTCCACCACTTTTCCACCGGTCTTTCCTGTTCCAATAACTGCAATTTTCATAAATCTGATTCTTATTCAGTGATAAATTTCCCGTGCAACATCCGCACGATATCTTCAGCTTGTTTCTGCTCAACCAAAAAACAAAGATTATTCGGGCTGGCCCCATGACAAATTAACCGGACGTTATACTCTTCCAGGGCAGTAAATAGCGGGCCGCCAATTCCGGAGGTTTTCTGTAAGTCATTCCCTATCAGAGCAATCAATGCAAGCTCCTCTTCCACGATGACTTCCGCAAACCGGCCGAGTTCTTCCAGCACATCCTCATTTAACTCTACCTTGTTGGCCGCATTTACAGCCGTATCCAGGGTGAGCGCCACGCTTACCTCACTGGTACTTACCAGGTCAACCGAAATTTTATGCTCTGCCAGCACCTTAAACAAATGTGCCAGAAATCCATGCTGGTGAAGCATCTCCAAACTGTTTACCGTCAGTAAGGTCTGATCTTTACGAAGAGAAATTGCCCGAATAGGTGGCTTTTTCTCCGCATCTTTAACGATGTATGTACCGGGATTTTCGGGATCGGAGCTGGAAGCTACCCGCACGTTTACCCCTGCTCTCATTGCCGGTTTTAAGGTTGCCGGGTGCAGCACTTTCCCGCCAAAAACCGAAAGCTCAGCTGCCTCATCAAACGTGATCTCGTTAATCGGAAAGGCATCGGGCACAATGCGGGGGTCGGTGGTGAATACGCCGGCTACATCTGTCCAGATCTCCAAGGTGTCGGCACCTACGGTTTCGGCAAACAAAGAGGCTGAAAAATCGCTCCCGCCCCGGCCAAGTGTGGTTGTATTCCCAAATACATCCGAACCAATAAAGCCTTGGGTCAGATAAGTTTTCCCTACCTGAATATGTTTATCGGCCTTCTTTTTAATGGATGCGAGAATGGGCTCTGCATTCCCAAAGGTGGAATCGGTTTTCATCACATTGCGGGCATCCAGCCACTTGGCATCCACTCCGTTTTCTCTAAGTACTTCAACAAAAATCCGTGTGGACATCAACTCACCGAAAGCGTACAAGGCATCTTTCCAGCGCTTATCACGTCCTACAAAATCAAGATGTTCGCGCAGCCCGGAAAACTCGGTATAAAATGCATCTCTGAGCTTCTCTTCCTCTTTACA is part of the Gracilimonas sediminicola genome and harbors:
- the dapA gene encoding 4-hydroxy-tetrahydrodipicolinate synthase — encoded protein: MENFPLWTAIVTPMNTDGSVDYDSFEQLLRKQEEAGNGVLILGSTGEGLNLNEEEKREVVEFTKDLNLDVPVMIGVGGFNLPAQVDFIHFCNEIKPDALLLVTPLYAKPGAEGQFEWFSELMAETDVPCMLYNVPSRTGVKMHPSVPARLSKEFDHLMGVKEASGSVEEFKAFRREAPDVKFYSGDDGMTPAFSKEGGIGLVSVASNVWPKATHKYVELCLKGETEGLFPLWKNATDALFKAPNPVPVKVLLGKKNWIATDTVRLPLSLGDISEEVEANLAQADEDIAAWLAKQ
- a CDS encoding dihydrodipicolinate reductase C-terminal domain-containing protein — encoded protein: MKIAVIGTGKTGGKVVELLGDELSEAFDSSNPPTVEKLQVADAVIIFVPGDAVPDVLDTVIEAGIPAAWGSTGCEWPNDLEEQVKAKNAKWIMASNFSLGMNVIRKSIEAISAGSNILKDPEFYIHEVHHVHKKDAPSGTALSWKEWLDKEAEVTSAREGDVKGIHELTLKTETEEITLKHKALDRALFAEGAIWAAKQLVNHSKMEAGIRTFGQLFDQVMEEQK
- the lysC gene encoding lysine-sensitive aspartokinase 3 codes for the protein MIVSKFGGTSVGTFDAMQRSAKIVASDPDRRLIVISATSGTTNDLVALSASQLDSTQREELLGSIEKRHLAIIEQCKEEEKLRDAFYTEFSGLREHLDFVGRDKRWKDALYAFGELMSTRIFVEVLRENGVDAKWLDARNVMKTDSTFGNAEPILASIKKKADKHIQVGKTYLTQGFIGSDVFGNTTTLGRGGSDFSASLFAETVGADTLEIWTDVAGVFTTDPRIVPDAFPINEITFDEAAELSVFGGKVLHPATLKPAMRAGVNVRVASSSDPENPGTYIVKDAEKKPPIRAISLRKDQTLLTVNSLEMLHQHGFLAHLFKVLAEHKISVDLVSTSEVSVALTLDTAVNAANKVELNEDVLEELGRFAEVIVEEELALIALIGNDLQKTSGIGGPLFTALEEYNVRLICHGASPNNLCFLVEQKQAEDIVRMLHGKFITE